In a single window of the Cherax quadricarinatus isolate ZL_2023a chromosome 88, ASM3850222v1, whole genome shotgun sequence genome:
- the LOC138855278 gene encoding ectoine dioxygenase-like: protein MVQKVMVEEEVVEQYQRDGVVLLKNVFDTSWVEKVARGIAKNLEDPSQYSEKITQGDGAYFNDYCNWTKIDEFRDYVYNSPAASLAASFMKTSRVSFYHEHVLNKEPGTTKCTPWHQDQPYYPIDGDKVCSLWMPVDPVPRDTCVSFIPGSHLWSKWFIPRKFATERNYQLLKVPQEGEKTIKEVKSEGRSYYEVPEEDIESGKWPRLQWQCEPGDVIVFHMRTLHGAAGNTSPTTHRRVLSTRWLGEDAVIAGRPWQVSPPVTGDLQPGQPAVCAAFPLVYTRP from the exons ATGGTGCAGAAGGTGATGgttgaggaggaggtggtggagcagTACCAGCGTGATGGAGTAGTTCTCCTGAAGAACGTCTTCGACACTTCCTGGGTGGAGAAGGTCGCTCGAGGCATCGCTAAGAATCTTGAGGATCCATCACAGTACAGTGAGAAAATTACA CAAGGCGACGGAGCCTATTTCAACGACTACTGCAACTGGACGAAGATTGACGAGTTCAGAGATTATGTCTACAACTCTCCAGCTGCGTCTCTCGCCGCCTCCTTCATGAAGACCTCACGAGTGTCCTTTTACCACGAACATGTACTCAACAAGGAGCCAGGTACTACCAAGTGTACTCCTTGGCACCAGGACCAGCCCTACTACCCTATTGATGGCGACAAG GTGTGTTCTCTGTGGATGCCAGTCGACCCAGTGCCACGAGACACATGTGTATCATTCATCCCCGGCTCTCACCTCTGGTCTAAATGGTTCATCCCTCGGAAGTTCGCCACTGAGCGTAACTATCAGTTGCTGAAGGTGCcgcaggagggagagaagacGATCAAAGAAGTGAAGAGTGAGGGTCGCAGCTACTACGAAGTCCCGGAGGAGGACATCGAGTCAGGAAAGTGGCCCAGACTTCAGTGGCAGTGTGAG CCGGGAGATGTTATTGTCTTCCACATGAGGACTCTCCACGGAGCCGCTGGCAACACATCACCTACCACACATCGTCGGGTCCTCTCCACCCGCTGGCTGG GTGAGGACGCTGTTATAGCAGGTCGTCCCTGGCAGGTCTCCCCTCCTGTTACAGGCGACCTGCAGCCTGGTCAACCTGCTGTGTGTGCTGCCTTTCCCCTAGTGTACACACGTCCctga